One window from the genome of Maylandia zebra isolate NMK-2024a linkage group LG18, Mzebra_GT3a, whole genome shotgun sequence encodes:
- the LOC143413514 gene encoding uncharacterized protein LOC143413514, with the protein MPSVQYLREFINERLTAAAEQIFLEFEKTIVQYEEEIDRQRRLLDITWKPQIKLHRTDVPQQQVCEEEEVLPEQQLCDQERSSSVDQEEPEAPQIEGKQEEQLVVGQQSDPFMVTILTQHA; encoded by the exons ATGCCTTCAGTTCAGTATCTGAGAGAGTTCATCAACGAGCGactaactgctgctgctgaacaaaTATTCTTGGAGTTTGAAAAAACGATCGTCCAGTACGAGGAAGAGATCGACCGTCAGCGCAGACTGCTGGATATCACCTGGAAACCCCAAATCAAGCTGCACAGGACAG ACGTCCCACAGCAGCAGgtctgtgaggaggaggaggttctccctgagcagcagctctgtgaCCAGGAGAGGAGCTCCAGTGTGGACCAGGAGGAACCAGAAGCTCCACAGATCGAAGGGAAGCAGGAGGAGCAGCTGGTAGTCGGGCAGCAGAGCGATCCCTTCATGGTCACTATACTTACACAGCACGCATAA